From the genome of Pseudomonas sp. FP453:
GTGCCGCAGTTGAGACGGATACAGTGGTTGAACTGCTCGGTGTTACTGAAAATCAGCCCCGGCGCAATGCTGATGCCCTGTTGCAGGGCGCGTACGTGCAGTTCCTGGGTATTGACCCGCCCCGGCAAACTGACCCACAGGATAAAACCACCACTGGGACGGGTCATCTGCGTGCCTTCGGGGAAGTACTGCTGCACCGCCAGCTGGAAGGCGTTGAGGTTCTTGCGATATTCCTGGCGGATATAGCGCAGGTGACGATCATAACCACCGTTTTCCAGGTAGGCCGCAACGCCCATCTGCGTGACGCTGCACGCCGAGTGGGTGCTGAACATCTGCAAGCGCTGGATTTCCTGCTGGTATTTGCCGGCAATCATCCAGCCAATGCGCACGCCCGGGGACAAGGTCTTGGAAAAGCTCGAGCAGTAGATCACCCGATCCAGGCGGTCATAGGCTTTCAGGGCCTTGGTGCGGCCGACTTCGAACATCAACTCGCCGTAGATATCATCCTCGACGATCTGGATATCGAAATCCGAGGCCAGGCGCAGCAACTGTTTCTGCCGTTCCTCGGGCATGGTGCCGCCGAGGGGATTGCTCAGGCGCGTGGTCAGCACCAGGGCCTTGATCGACCATTGGTTGGCCGCCAGTTGCAGGGCTTCCAGGCTCATGCCCGACGCCGGGTCGCTGGGAATTTCGATGACCTTGAGGCCGAGCAGGTCAGCCAGTTGCAGCAACCCGTAATAAGTCGGCGATTCCGCAGCGATCAGGTCGCCGGGACGGGTCAGCACCCGCAGCGACATCTGCAACGCATCCACGCAACCGTGGGTGATCACCACTTCGGACGGGTCCACCACCACGCCCGCATCGCGCATGCGGATCGCCACCTGGCGCCGCAGCGGCTCGAAACCGGGGCTGAACATGTAGCTGAACGCCCGCGGGCTCTGGAAGCGCGTGACCTTGGCCAACTGCTGGTGCAGTGCGCGCACCGGCAAGTAATCGACACTCGGCACGGCGGCGCCCAGCGGGAACACGCCTTCGCGGCGCGACTCGACCAATACCTGCTGGATGATGCTGCTGCGGGTGACCAACCCTGGGCGCTCTACACGGGCGATGTCTGGCGTCGGCGCGGTGAGCGCGGGCGTCTGGTGCACGTAGTAGCCGGACTGCGGCCGCGCGCGGATCAGCCCCTGGTCTTCCAGGTTGGCGTATGCCTGCAACACCGTGGCATGGCTGACGTTGAGCTGGGAGCTCATCTTGCGCACCGAAGGCACACGCTCGCCCGGTTGATAGACACCGCGCCGGATATCCTCAGCCAGTTGCTGGGCGATACGTTGGTAGAGCAACAGATTGGTCATGACGCAGCACTCGATTTCACGGGTATTTTATTTTTGTGTGAAACATACCGGCACAGTTTAGAAGTGTACGGGGACAGTTGCCACAATAGTCGAGCGCGGGCGGGAGTGACAGTAAAAACTGTAAGGGTGCTTAAGTGCCTTTTGGGTGTACACCAGACAAAATGTGGGAGCGGGCTTGCCCGCGATAGCGGTGTATCAGCAAAAACATTCTTGACTGACCCACCGCTATCGCGGGCAAGCCCGCTCCCACACAAGCCCACTCCACATTTGAATTGGTAGCTGGCTTTTAGCGAGCAGCGCCCAGTTGGCCTTTCTCGTCGGAGAACACAATCTCTACCCGACGGTTCTGCGCCCTGCCCCGCTCGGACGCGTTGGCCTCCACCGGATACTGGTCGCCATACCCCTCGACCTGAATGCGTTTTTCATCGATCCCCAGGTCCACCAGCACATCGGCCACCGATTGCGCGCGGTCACGAGACAGTTTGAGGTTTTCCTGTTCGCCACCGGTACTGTCGGTATAACCCTCGATCCGCACCACGCGCTTGGGGTTCAGTTGCAGGAACTGGACGATTTTCAACACGGTGCGGTTCGCCGAGTTTTTCAGCTCGGCTTCGCCGGTATCAAACAGCACGTCGCCCAGGGTCATCACCAAACCGCGATCGGTCTGGGTGGTGGTCAGGCTGGCGATCTGTTCTTCGAGCCATTTGCCCTGCTGCTGCACGCTGGTCAGCTTGTTTTCCCGCAGGGCCAGTTGCAGGCGCTGGCGTTCCAGTTCGAGCTTGGCGCCCCGTTCGGCGTTGAGCGCCTGCTCGGTGTGTTCGCGGGCGATGGCGCTGTAGCGCTGGCTCAGGTAGGCGTAATGCGCAACGTCGTTGCCGCTGCCCCAGTAGCTGGACAGGCGGTCGGCACGGGCCAGGGACTCGCCGGCGCGGATCACATCCTTGGGCGCGAAGCGCAGCACGTTGGCGTCTTCCTTGACCTTCTGGAAGTCGCTGCCCGCCTGCTGCAAGGCCTGCTCGCTGTTGGGATGGCTGGCACAACCGCCCAGCACTGCGCTACTCACCAGCAACGCGCAGCTCAGACCACGGATCAGCGGGCTCATTGGGCTTCTCCCAACTGCAGCTGTTTGCGCAGGCGTGTGATGCGGGTGTTGAGCACGTTCAACTGCTCCTGGCTCTTGCGGGTCAGCACTTGGGCTTCGGCCAGGCGCGCATCCAGTTCAGCCTGTTCGGCGCGCATGCGCGCATTTTTGTAGGACTCATCGGCCATGCTGCCCTGGGCCCGAGCGAACTTGGCTTCGGCCAGTTTCAATTCAGCCGATTCATCCGCGTTGGCACCTACGGCACTGGCTTGTTCCAAGGCTTGCTGGGTGAGGCGCATTTGTTCAATCGGCGCAGGATCGCTCGCACATCCCGCCAGAGCTACAACGGCGAGGGCCGCGAAAAGAGGTCGAAGAGTCACTGAAAATCCTTACTTTGCTGGGGTGCCGACAGGTTGCTGCAATTGCGCTTTCCAACGTTCCAGATTGCTCTGCAACGCTGCTTGCGCCACACCGGAGGCCGACAATTCTGTCATCTTTTTAGCCAACTGTCCGCGTAGCCACGGATCATTGCAGGCGGAGTTGTGGGAAATCGCCAGGTACAGGCCGGGCTGATCGACCGGCACTTCGTGGGCGATCAAGTCATTGCTCATCCCCAGGGTCTGGGCCATGGCCATGCCGGAGTAACGTCCGGCGAGGACGTAATCCACTTCGCCAAGCAGCAGTTTCTGGAAGGCCGGCGTCAAGCTGGGCAAGCGTTGCAGGGTGAGTTGCTGGCCGGCGAAGGTTTCGAAACCGGCGCTCAAGCGTGCACGCTCCGAGACCGCGCCCTTGTGCCCGTGCAGGTCGGTGGCGGTGGTGTAGGCCAGCGCCGAATCCTTGCGCGTCCACACCAGGTAATCGGTGTGCACCAGTGCCGGGTGGATGTAGTCGAGGGTGTCCAGTTCGCCGAGGTTCAGCGGTGCATCGGCGAGGATGTCCATGCGCCCGCTGCGCACTTCGTCCAGGGCCAGGGAGCGTTTGCCGCCGTAGAGCAGGTCAACCTTGAGGCCGAGGTCCTTGGCCACTTGTTGCAACACATCGGCGGTGGCACCGATCAGCCGCGTGGGGTCTTGGGGGTCGCGCCAGAGCAAGGGCGGTGCGTCCGGGCTGCCGGTGATCACCAGGCGTTCGCATTTGCCGGCGGCCAGCGTCAGGCCTGGCAGCAGCGTGAGGCCCAGCAGTACAGTCCAGCGACGCAATTCCATGGGGAAGTTCTCCAGCCAGTCAAAAAAAAAGCCCGGTCACAAGGACCGGGCTCTTTATAAGTGAAGCGGCTGGATTAGACCAGCTTCTCCAACTCAGGTACGGCGTCGAACAAGTCCGCGACCAGGCCGTAGTCAGCCACCTGGAAGATCGGTGCTTCTTCGTCCTTGTTGATCGCAACGATCACTTTGGAGTCTTTCATACCGGCCAAGTGCTGGATCGCGCCGGAGATACCGACCGCGATGTACAGCTGTGGCGCAACGATCTTGCCGGTCTGGCCGACCTGCATGTCGTTGGGTACGAAACCTGCGTCGACGGCCGCGCGGGAAGCGCCGACCGCAGCGCCCAGCTTGTCGGCCAGGGCGTACAGGTGCTTGAAGTTGTCACCGTTCTGCATGCCACGGCCGCCGGAAACGACGATCTTGGCAGCGGTCAGCTCAGGACGATCCGACTTGGCCAGCTCTTCGCCGACAAAGCTGGAGGTGCCAGCGTCGTGGGCAGCCGCGACGGCTTCAACGGCAGCCGAACCACCTTCAGCGGCAACCGGGTCGAAACCGGTGGCGCGCACGGTGATGACTTTTACCGAAGCGGTCGATTGCACGGTAGCAATGGCGTTACCGGCATAGATCGGGCGCTTGAAGGTGTCAGCGCTTTCAACCGAGATGATCTCGGAGATCTGGTCAACGTCCAGCTGCGCGGCAACGCGTGGCAGGATGTTTTTGCCGTTGGAGGTCGCGGCAGCCAGGATGTGGCTGTAGCCAGCGCCAAGCTCTGCGATCAGCGGGGCCACGTTTTCTGGCAGCTGGTGAGCGTACGCGGCGTTGTCGGCCAGCAGTACCTTGCTCACGCCAGCGATTTTCGCCGCGGCTTCAGCCACGGCGCCAGCGCCTTGGCCTGCTACCAGCACGTGAATGTCGCCACCGATTTTAGCGGCAGCCGCCACGGTGTTCAGGGTGGCCGGGGCCACAACCTTGTTGTCGTGTTCAGCGATTACCAAGATAGTCATGATTAGATTACCTTCGCTTCGTTTTTCAGTTTCTCGACCAGTTCAGCCACCGACTTGACCTTGATGCCCGCGCTGCGTGCAGCCGGGGCTTCAACTTTTACAGTCTTGTTGGTGGAGGCGGTGGAAACGCCCAAAGCTTCAGGAGTGACCGACTCAAGCGGCTTCTTCTTGGCTTTCATGATGTTTGGCAGGGACGCATAGCGCGGCTCGTTCAAACGCAGGTCGGTGGTGACGATGGCCGGCAGTTTCAGGGAAACGGTCTGGGCGCCGCCGTCGATTTCACGGGTCACAGCTACGCTGTCGCCGCTCACTTCGACTTTGGAGGCGAAGGTGCCTTGGCCGTAACCGGTCAGGGCAGCCAGCATCTGGCCAGTCTGGTTGTTGTCGCTGTCGATGGCCTGTTTGCCGAGGATCACCAGCTGAGGCTGTTCCTTGTCGACAACGGCCTTGAGCAGCTTGGCCACGGCCAGGGAGGTCAGGTCTTCGGCAGACTCGACCAGGATGGCACGGTCGGCACCCAGGGCCAGGGCGGTACGCAGCTGCTCTTGAGCAGTGGTAGGGCCGATGGAAACCACGACGATTTCAGTTGCCACGCCTTTTTCTTTGAGGCGTACGGCTTCTTCCACGGCGATTTCACAGAAAGGGTTCATCGACATCTTGACGTTAGCAAGATCGACGCCGGAATTGTCCGCCTTGACGCGAACTTTCACGTTGTAATCGACAACGCGTTTGACAGCTACAAGAACCTTCATGGATTCCTCGTTACTCTCCGTTGAAAAGAAAGTCGCCTAGGCGAACCTGGCGGTTGATGCTCATCGGCACACAAGGGCACCTCCAAAACCTTCGGCAGGGACCTTGCTCACGGGAAGTGATGACCGTTCGTCAGTGGTGACTGAGAGGTCATTCTTTATCGCGGCGTGTAAACTGCGCGCCATCATTTGGGCACGCATGCCTTTAGCCTGTCTTTGGACGTGCTCTTGAAACCCGCTGTCTGCCTACGGTAAGCGCAAAACCGACCGTATATTGACCGGAACGCCTATTCTGGTCAATACGCCAAAATAGCCAGTCATAAGCCGCGTTGCTTTGATTTACCTAGCCTGCGGCCAATTCAAACAAACGTTTGTATTGGACGCTCGCAGTGGTCTATATATAATGCGCCACCTAGAGAGAAAGGTGGGTCGGGCCTTCGCGCCAGACGACACCAAACCTCCACCCCATTAGAAAAAAAGCCTGTTGAGCCTTGAGTAGGAGATAACCTGTGGAACGCGAATACATGGAATTCGACGTGGTCATCGTCGGCGCTGGCCCGGCGGGCCTGTCTGCCGCCTGCCGCCTGAAGCAGAAGGCCGCCGAAGCCGGTAAGGAAATCAGCGTCTGCGTGGTCGAGAAAGGCTCCGAAGTCGGCGCCCACATCCTCTCCGGTGCCGTGTTTGAACCACGCGCCCTGAACGAACTGTTCCCGGACTGGAAAGAGCTTGGCGCCCCGCTCAACACCCCCGTGGTGCGCGATGACATCTATGTACTGCGCAGCCCCGAAGCCTCCACCAAGGTTCCCGACTTCTTTGTGCCCAAGACCATGCACAACGAAGGCAACTACATCATCTCCCTGGGCAACCTGTGCCGCTGGCTGGCCCAGCAGGCCGAGAACCTGGGCGTGGAAGTCTACCCAGGCTTCGCCGCCCAGGAAGCGCTGTTCGACGAAAATGGCGTGGTGCGCGGGATCATCACCGGCGACCTCGGCGTCGACCGTGAAGGCCATCCGAAAGAAGGCGTCTACACCCCGGGCATGGAGCTGCGTGGCAAGTACACGCTGTTCGCCGAAGGTTGCCGTGGCCACATCGGCAAGCAACTGATCCAGCGCTTCAACCTGGACAGCGACGCCGACGCCCAGCACTACGGCATCGGCCTCAAAGAAATCTGGGAAATCGACCCCGCCAAGCATCAGCCAGGCCTGGTGGTGCACACCGCCGGCTGGCCGCTGGACATCATGAAGAACGAGAACACCGGTGGCTCGTTCCTCTATCACCTGGAAAACAACCAGGTTGTCGTGGGCCTGATTGTCGACCTGTCCTACAGCAACACCTTCCTGTCGCCGTTCGATGAGTTCCAGCGCCTCAAGCATCACCCGGTGCTGGCCCAGTACCTGGAAGGCGGCAAGCGCATCAGCTACGGCGCCCGCGCCATCTGCAAAGGCGGCCTGAACTCGCTGCCGAAGATGGTGTTCAACGGTGGCGCGCTGATCGGTTGCGACCTCGGCACCCTGAACTTCGCCAAGATCAAGGGCAGCCACACCGCGATGAAATCCGGCATGCTCGCCGCCGACGCCGTGGCCGACCGCCTGTTCGCCGACTCCGAGGGCGGTGACGAACTGACCGCTTACGTCGACAGCTTCAAGTCGAGCTGGCTGTACAAAGAACTCTTCGCCAGCCGCAACTTCGGCCCGGCGATGCACAAGTTCGGCCCGATCATCGGCGCCGGCTTCAACTGGTTCGACCAGAACATCCTCGGCGGCAAGATGCCGTTCACCCTGCACGACACCAAGCCGGACTACGCCTGCCTCAAGCTGGCGAAAGACAGCCAGAAGATCGACTACCCGAAACCCGACGGCAAGCTGAGCTTCGACAAGCTGAGCTCGGTGTTCCTCTCCAGCACCAACCATGAAGAAGAGCAGCCGTGCCACTTGAAGCTGAAAGACCCGAGCATCCCGATCGGCACCAACCTGCCGCTCTACGATGAACCGGCGCAGCGCTACTGCCCGGCTGGCGTGTATGAGGTGATCACCAAGGAAGACGGCGAGAAGCGCTTCCAGATCAACGCCCAGAACTGTGTGCACTGCAAGACCTGTGACATCAAGGACCCTTCGCAGAACATCACGTGGGTTACGCCGGAAGGCGCGGGCGGGCCGACTTACCCGAATATGTAAGCGCCAACTAAGGCTCCCAGATGGGAGCCTTTTTTATAGCTGGCACAACTCGGTCAAATGTGGGAGCTGGCTTGCCTGCGATAGCGGTGGGTCAGCTACACATAAGACACTGACAGACCGCTATCGCAGGCAAGCCAGCTCCCACATTGACTGTGGTGAGCCAGCAAGACCTACGCCACCCGCTCTTCGCCGGGGTTACGCTCGAAGTAGCGCTTATATTCGCGGCTGAACTGCGACGTACTCTGATACCCCACGCTGTGCGCCGCCTGCGCCACGCCCATGCCCTCCACCAACAGCAACTGCTGCGCCTTCAACAACCGCAGGCGCTTCAGATACTGCACCGGCGACAACAACGTGCAGCGCTTGAAATGCTCATGAAAGGTCGACGCACTCATGTGCGCATACCCGGCCAACGTCTCGATATTCAGCGGCTCGTCAAAATGCGCATGCAGGTGGTTCAACGACGTGGCAATCCGCGAAAACTGCCCTTGCTGCTCCACCAACGCACGCAACACATCCGCCTGCGGCCCACGCAGTGCGGTGAACAACAATTCACGCACCCGCGCCGGGCCCATGATCCGGCTTTCCAGCGGATCGTGCAGGCACTGCAAAAGCC
Proteins encoded in this window:
- a CDS encoding PLP-dependent aminotransferase family protein, translated to MTNLLLYQRIAQQLAEDIRRGVYQPGERVPSVRKMSSQLNVSHATVLQAYANLEDQGLIRARPQSGYYVHQTPALTAPTPDIARVERPGLVTRSSIIQQVLVESRREGVFPLGAAVPSVDYLPVRALHQQLAKVTRFQSPRAFSYMFSPGFEPLRRQVAIRMRDAGVVVDPSEVVITHGCVDALQMSLRVLTRPGDLIAAESPTYYGLLQLADLLGLKVIEIPSDPASGMSLEALQLAANQWSIKALVLTTRLSNPLGGTMPEERQKQLLRLASDFDIQIVEDDIYGELMFEVGRTKALKAYDRLDRVIYCSSFSKTLSPGVRIGWMIAGKYQQEIQRLQMFSTHSACSVTQMGVAAYLENGGYDRHLRYIRQEYRKNLNAFQLAVQQYFPEGTQMTRPSGGFILWVSLPGRVNTQELHVRALQQGISIAPGLIFSNTEQFNHCIRLNCGTPWNREAERALMTLGMLASQLCQETAAGF
- a CDS encoding OmpA family protein, whose protein sequence is MSPLIRGLSCALLVSSAVLGGCASHPNSEQALQQAGSDFQKVKEDANVLRFAPKDVIRAGESLARADRLSSYWGSGNDVAHYAYLSQRYSAIAREHTEQALNAERGAKLELERQRLQLALRENKLTSVQQQGKWLEEQIASLTTTQTDRGLVMTLGDVLFDTGEAELKNSANRTVLKIVQFLQLNPKRVVRIEGYTDSTGGEQENLKLSRDRAQSVADVLVDLGIDEKRIQVEGYGDQYPVEANASERGRAQNRRVEIVFSDEKGQLGAAR
- a CDS encoding DUF4398 domain-containing protein, coding for MTLRPLFAALAVVALAGCASDPAPIEQMRLTQQALEQASAVGANADESAELKLAEAKFARAQGSMADESYKNARMRAEQAELDARLAEAQVLTRKSQEQLNVLNTRITRLRKQLQLGEAQ
- a CDS encoding ABC transporter substrate-binding protein, with product MELRRWTVLLGLTLLPGLTLAAGKCERLVITGSPDAPPLLWRDPQDPTRLIGATADVLQQVAKDLGLKVDLLYGGKRSLALDEVRSGRMDILADAPLNLGELDTLDYIHPALVHTDYLVWTRKDSALAYTTATDLHGHKGAVSERARLSAGFETFAGQQLTLQRLPSLTPAFQKLLLGEVDYVLAGRYSGMAMAQTLGMSNDLIAHEVPVDQPGLYLAISHNSACNDPWLRGQLAKKMTELSASGVAQAALQSNLERWKAQLQQPVGTPAK
- a CDS encoding electron transfer flavoprotein subunit alpha/FixB family protein, which translates into the protein MTILVIAEHDNKVVAPATLNTVAAAAKIGGDIHVLVAGQGAGAVAEAAAKIAGVSKVLLADNAAYAHQLPENVAPLIAELGAGYSHILAAATSNGKNILPRVAAQLDVDQISEIISVESADTFKRPIYAGNAIATVQSTASVKVITVRATGFDPVAAEGGSAAVEAVAAAHDAGTSSFVGEELAKSDRPELTAAKIVVSGGRGMQNGDNFKHLYALADKLGAAVGASRAAVDAGFVPNDMQVGQTGKIVAPQLYIAVGISGAIQHLAGMKDSKVIVAINKDEEAPIFQVADYGLVADLFDAVPELEKLV
- a CDS encoding electron transfer flavoprotein subunit beta/FixA family protein, coding for MKVLVAVKRVVDYNVKVRVKADNSGVDLANVKMSMNPFCEIAVEEAVRLKEKGVATEIVVVSIGPTTAQEQLRTALALGADRAILVESAEDLTSLAVAKLLKAVVDKEQPQLVILGKQAIDSDNNQTGQMLAALTGYGQGTFASKVEVSGDSVAVTREIDGGAQTVSLKLPAIVTTDLRLNEPRYASLPNIMKAKKKPLESVTPEALGVSTASTNKTVKVEAPAARSAGIKVKSVAELVEKLKNEAKVI
- a CDS encoding electron transfer flavoprotein-ubiquinone oxidoreductase produces the protein MEREYMEFDVVIVGAGPAGLSAACRLKQKAAEAGKEISVCVVEKGSEVGAHILSGAVFEPRALNELFPDWKELGAPLNTPVVRDDIYVLRSPEASTKVPDFFVPKTMHNEGNYIISLGNLCRWLAQQAENLGVEVYPGFAAQEALFDENGVVRGIITGDLGVDREGHPKEGVYTPGMELRGKYTLFAEGCRGHIGKQLIQRFNLDSDADAQHYGIGLKEIWEIDPAKHQPGLVVHTAGWPLDIMKNENTGGSFLYHLENNQVVVGLIVDLSYSNTFLSPFDEFQRLKHHPVLAQYLEGGKRISYGARAICKGGLNSLPKMVFNGGALIGCDLGTLNFAKIKGSHTAMKSGMLAADAVADRLFADSEGGDELTAYVDSFKSSWLYKELFASRNFGPAMHKFGPIIGAGFNWFDQNILGGKMPFTLHDTKPDYACLKLAKDSQKIDYPKPDGKLSFDKLSSVFLSSTNHEEEQPCHLKLKDPSIPIGTNLPLYDEPAQRYCPAGVYEVITKEDGEKRFQINAQNCVHCKTCDIKDPSQNITWVTPEGAGGPTYPNM
- a CDS encoding AraC family transcriptional regulator, which translates into the protein MLLTRHLDANATLVSLIEGLTPCDGFSPTNLPGVKVLRASCDVARGPQIYEPSLMFVAQGSKLAYLGPRTLEYGAGHYLIQAMPVPFECETFAMAPDAPLYGVTVNIDRVVLGELVMAMGIQAGPPPTAQTLESMSSVVLDDAMRGCVERLLQCLHDPLESRIMGPARVRELLFTALRGPQADVLRALVEQQGQFSRIATSLNHLHAHFDEPLNIETLAGYAHMSASTFHEHFKRCTLLSPVQYLKRLRLLKAQQLLLVEGMGVAQAAHSVGYQSTSQFSREYKRYFERNPGEERVA